One genomic window of Bactrocera dorsalis isolate Fly_Bdor chromosome 4, ASM2337382v1, whole genome shotgun sequence includes the following:
- the LOC105228180 gene encoding uncharacterized protein LOC105228180, which translates to MDGKMDFEVPVLAGYLNVPMQSSFSLNRISKKKNCHRYCQLFNSSRHGIERLEICESKDDKNPKIVTLENCVKITQEPAPANLILVIKKTESLTLNALSEEDLKEWTNALQMVAFRNKNSLSIPQAAIEEDNDLYCSSFGDGLFFITLIPSETSIRCNFESKSYILHLTATELQLKCTEDLNEIRARWPYRFIRKYGYRDGKFTFEAGRKCCTGEGIFTLDHTNPQEIFRCMAAKMKSMKKLINCDNHNNDINDNHWTIAANMEAGSRSPLTPNNQQCISIESNSQNSVSCREFATSSDSLNTCFTNSNNNSISTLLHPVLKQIPSKPPRKIQSTFPTSGSSNKAQMLTANLNFQLNADKLYKYQNYEAVSITTSSDPNKTIGSTLVIKPNSPECVHKQCLTLLNNETLGAERNYESIETVTDAWKTLGIDEVQHKERVLAKHCDEDFKEPCWQRSVHTCNRSLKETFLPSKVSRVIDIDIGEGCGGSGTSSNSRCIDDSYDRLDFMSPNNKTSSGYNTIISVISPIRKRCNSPSLSDYEFIGNPEIELSKKNDIDKTGSIRPFNSNLPICPTSIALKCNIVGENYFEPSASQQVYQSANISPTHENYSGINYTIVSKPKRV; encoded by the coding sequence AAAAATTGTCACAGATACTGTCAATTATTCAATTCAAGTCGTCATGGTATTGAACGACTCGAGATTTGCGAATCTAAAGATGACAAGAACCCAAAAATAGTAACGCTCGAAAACTGCGTCAAGATAACACAAGAACCAGCTCCGGCCAATCTCATactagttataaaaaaaacagagTCTCTGACATTAAACGCTTTATCAGAGGAAGACTTAAAAGAATGGACAAATGCATTACAAATGGTtgcttttcgaaataaaaacagTTTAAGCATACCGCAAGCCGCGATAGAAGAAGATAATGATTTATATTGTAGCTCTTTTGGTGAtggcttattttttattacacttATTCCTTCAGAAACGTCGATTCGTTGTAATTTTGAATCCAAATCGTATATTCTCCATCTGACCGCAACTGAACTTCAATTAAAATGCACTGAAGATCTTAATGAAATAAGAGCAAGATGGCCATATCGATTTATTCGAAAATACGGTTACCGTGATGGTAAATTCACATTCGAGGCAGGTAGAAAATGTTGCACAGGAGAAGGAATATTTACGCTTGATCATACCAATCCCCAAGAAATATTTCGTTGCATGGCCGCAAAAATGAAATCTATGAAGAAGTTAATAAATTGCGACAATCACAATAATGACATTAATGATAACCATTGGACGATTGCCGCAAATATGGAAGCGGGCTCTCGAAGCCCCTTGACACCAAACAATCAACAGTGTATAAGTATTGAAAGCAATTCTCAAAATAGTGTTTCCTGTAGAGAATTTGCGACATCTAGCGATTCCCTTAACACCTGCTTTACAAACTCTAATAACAATTCGATATCGACATTATTGCATCCCGTTTTAAAACAAATCCCGAGTAAGCCACCCCGAAAAATACAATCAACATTCCCCACTTCCGGAAGTTCTAATAAAGCACAAATGCTTACAGCAaatctaaattttcaattaaatgctgATAAATTGTACAAATATCAGAATTATGAGGCAGTTTCGATAACAACATCAAGTGATCCCAATAAAACGATTGGGTCAACCCTTGTTATAAAGCCGAATTCTCCAGAGTGTGTTCACAAACAATGTCTAACATTGCTTAATAATGAAACTTTAGGAGCTGAACGAAACTATGAAAGCATAGAAACTGTAACTGATGCCTGGAAAACTCTTGGGATAGATGAAGTACAGCATAAGGAACGTGTTTTGGCCAAACATTGCGATGAGGATTTTAAAGAACCATGTTGGCAACGTTCCGTCCACACTTGTAATCGCTCATTAAAGGAAACATTTTTACCATCTAAAGTGTCAAGGGTAATAGATATTGATATCGGAGAAGGATGCGGAGGGAGTGGCACTTCAAGTAATTCAAGGTGTATTGATGATTCGTATGATAGGCTAGATTTTATGTCGCCTAATAACAAAACATCCAGCGGTTATAACACAATTATATCTGTCATATCGCCCATTCGCAAACGCTGCAATTCCCCCTCTTTGAGTGATTATGAATTCATTGGCAATCCGGAAATTGAATTATCCAAGAAAAACGATATAGACAAAACTGGAAGTATCCGGCCTTTTAATTCCAATCTACCAATATGCCCAACTTCGATAGCATTAAAGTGCAACATAGTTGGAGAAAATTATTTCGAACCGTCCGCAAGTCAACAAGTGTATCAGAGTGCAAACATATCACCTACACACGAAAATTATAGTGGCATAAATTATACAATAGTTAGTAAGCCTAAAAGAGTTTGA